The genomic window TGTTGATGCAGTGACAGTCAGTCCTTACGCTGGACAGGATCATATTGCTCCTTTTTTAGTGTATCCTGATCGCGGGGTTTTTGTCTTATGTCATACGTCGAATCCTTCCGCAGTGATTTTGCAAGAATATCCTACCGATGAAGCCCCATTCTATTTGGAAGTTATCAAAGAAGCGAGGACTTGGGCTACCCCAGAACAGTTATTTTTAGAACTAGGGACAACGAATTTAGCGGTTATCAAAAAAACTCGTTCTCTTGCCCCTGAAAGATTGCTGTTATTACGGAGTATTTGGAGTAAAGGCAATGATATTAATGACATCCTCAAAGCTGCTTTAACTCCTATGGGAGATGGTGTCTTAATTCCCATTCCCCAAGATTTCCTGAAATCTAGTGATTTGCAAGAACAAGTCAAAAATCTCAATGAAGATATTAATCAATATCGACAAACTATTATTCAAAACCCACAAAATTGCGATCTCTGGAGTCCTAATGTTTGTTTACTCAATTCTCATCCCCATCAAGATTTAATTTTACAACTTTATGATATTGGTTGTTTATTATTTGGGGAATATGTACAAGCATCAGGGGCAACGTTTTCTTATTATATTGATTTGCGAAAAATCATTTCTAAACCTCAATTATTCCATCAAGTTTTATCCGCTTATGCTGATATTCTAAAATCATTAAATTTTGATAGAATTGCCGGAATTCCCTATGGTTCTTTACCCACAGCCACAGGATTATCACTAATGTTACATCATCCGATGATTTACCCCAGAAAAGAAGTGAAAGCACACGGAACCCGGCGTTTAATTGAAGGGAATTTTAAAGCAGGGGAAAAAGTTGTCATTGTTGACGATATTTTAATTACAGGAAAAAGTGTCAAAGAAGGGGCAGAAAAATTAACCTCTTCAGGATTAGTTGTTAAAGATATTGTCGTTTTTATCGATCACGAACAAGGGGTTAAAGATAAACTTAAAAAGGAAGGATATCAGGCTTATTCTGTATTAACTATTTCTGAGATTACTGAAACTTTATACGAAGCAGGACGAATTAATGAACAACAATATAAGAGCTTCTTTAAACATTAATTTTTAACAGCTTCAGAGATGAGGGTAAAATTAAGAAAGTAATTCAAAATTCTATTAAATGGCTATTAAACGCAATCAAGGATCTAACCCTAAACCCGAAAAAAAAGAACGATTAACGAAGGCAGAAACCCATCAAGAACAAGATAACTTAGAAGAAAGTATTCGTCCTCATTCCTTTGATGAATATATCGGACAAAAAGACCTCAAAGATGTCTTATCCATTGTCATCGAAGCAGCCAAAACCCGTAATGAACCGATGGATCATCTCCTCTTATATGGGCCCCCTGGCCTGGGAAAAACCACCATTTCCCTGATTTTAGCCTCAGCAATGGGAGTAAATTGCAAAATTACGGCCGCCCCCGCGTTAGAAAGACCTAGGGATATAACAGGACTGTTAGTTAGCTTAAAACCAGGAGATATTCTATTTATTGATGAAATTCATCGGCTTAACCGTTTAACCGAAGAATTGCTCTATCCTGCTATGGAAGATTATCGCCTTGAAATTACCATCGGGAAAGGACAAGCAGCAAGAACCCGTAGCATTCCCCTACCTAAATTTACCCTAGTAGGAGCAACAACGAAAGTAGGGTCGTTAACCTCTCCCCTACGCGATCGCTTTGGACTCATTCAACGGTTAAAATTCTATGAACCCGAAGAATTAG from Crocosphaera subtropica ATCC 51142 includes these protein-coding regions:
- a CDS encoding bifunctional orotidine-5'-phosphate decarboxylase/orotate phosphoribosyltransferase → MNFFEKLTQRITNYNTLLILGLDPNPEMMPQDEDSYQGQQSLIIALESWLKWIIEQTSGLVCAYKPTLGFYEALGSEGLDLLLKVIQAIPDDIPIILDAKHGDINTSTIFAKTIFEQWNVDAVTVSPYAGQDHIAPFLVYPDRGVFVLCHTSNPSAVILQEYPTDEAPFYLEVIKEARTWATPEQLFLELGTTNLAVIKKTRSLAPERLLLLRSIWSKGNDINDILKAALTPMGDGVLIPIPQDFLKSSDLQEQVKNLNEDINQYRQTIIQNPQNCDLWSPNVCLLNSHPHQDLILQLYDIGCLLFGEYVQASGATFSYYIDLRKIISKPQLFHQVLSAYADILKSLNFDRIAGIPYGSLPTATGLSLMLHHPMIYPRKEVKAHGTRRLIEGNFKAGEKVVIVDDILITGKSVKEGAEKLTSSGLVVKDIVVFIDHEQGVKDKLKKEGYQAYSVLTISEITETLYEAGRINEQQYKSFFKH
- the ruvB gene encoding Holliday junction branch migration DNA helicase RuvB; the protein is MAIKRNQGSNPKPEKKERLTKAETHQEQDNLEESIRPHSFDEYIGQKDLKDVLSIVIEAAKTRNEPMDHLLLYGPPGLGKTTISLILASAMGVNCKITAAPALERPRDITGLLVSLKPGDILFIDEIHRLNRLTEELLYPAMEDYRLEITIGKGQAARTRSIPLPKFTLVGATTKVGSLTSPLRDRFGLIQRLKFYEPEELALIIKRTAKLLNTSITEQGAAEIGRRSRGTPRIANRLLRRVRDYIQVKKFDSITQELAAEALDIYQVDPQGLDWTDRLILDTMITQFNGGPVGLEAVAAATGEDAKTIEEVYEPYLLQIGYLNRTPRGRVVTTVAYQHLGKTGEEQLSIFSEQ